A window from Gopherus evgoodei ecotype Sinaloan lineage chromosome 24, rGopEvg1_v1.p, whole genome shotgun sequence encodes these proteins:
- the LOC115639617 gene encoding tyrosine-protein kinase Fer-like, with the protein MPCEQLTPNSLPFSHNHKLPPPVPLVPVAQRPLGQQDWYHGSLPRQEAQALLTSEGDFLVRASQGRPGAHVLSVLAGGQCRHFIIQCQKARYQFEPGGVGAPTIPSLIHHHLQSRQVLTTKCPFLLRNPVAKAKWDLSHEDVVLGELLGSGNFGEVYSGRLSYDNTPVAVKTCREHLAPETKHKFLMEARIVRRYSHPNVVRIIGVCARKQPVFIVMELVSGGDFLSFLRSEGSRLWVQDLIHFAVQAAAGMAYLESNGCIHRDLAARNCLVGEGNVLKISDFGMSRQEANGVYASQGGMKHIPIKWTAPEALRYGRYSTESDVWSYGVLLWEIFSLGAAPYPGMSNQQVVNQVERGFRMRAPPRCPVEVYDVMLRCWEASPSLRPKFSAIHQEMTQLHWNSE; encoded by the exons ATGCCCTGCGAGCAGCTAACCCCCAATTCTCTCCCGTTCTCTCACAATCACAAGCTGCCCCCTCCGGTGCCGCTGGTGCCAGTGGCCCAGAGGCCCCTTGGCCAGCAGGACTGGTACCACGGCTCGCTCCCCAGGCAGGAAGCTCAGGCGTTGCTGACCAGCGAGGGGGATTTCTTGGTCCGCGCAAGCCAGGGGAGGCCAGGAGCCCATGTCCTGTCGGTGCTGGCAGGAGGACAGTGCAGGCATTTCATCATCCAATGCCAGAAG GCCAGGTACCAGTTCGagcctggaggggtgggggcaccCACCATCCCCTCGCTCATCCACCACCATCTGCAATCACGTCAGGTGCTCACCACAAAGTGCCCATTCCTGCTGCGGAACCCGGTCGCCAAG GCCAAATGGGACCTGAGCCATGAAGATGTGGTcctgggggagctgctgggcagC GGGAATTTCGGGGAGGTGTATAGCGGCCGCCTGTCATACGACAACACCCCTGTGGCTGTGAAAACCTGCAGGGAGCACCTGGCCCCGGAGACCAAGCACAAGTTCCTTATGGAAGCCAG GATCGTGAGGCGCTACAGCCACCCCAACGTCGTCCGGATTATTGGCGTCTGTGCCCGGAAGCAGCCTGTTTTCATCGTCATGGAGCTGGTGTCCG GTGGGGATTTCTTATCGTTCCTCCGCTCTGAGGGGAGCCGGCTCTGGGTTCAAGACCTCATCCACTTTGCAGTTCAGGCAGCCGCAGGGATGGCCTATCTGGAGAGCAATGGTTGCATCCACAG ggacctggcagccaggAACTGCCTGGTGGGGGAAGGCAACGTGCTGAAGATCAGTGACTTCGGCATGTCGCGGCAGGAGGCCAACGGCGTCTACGCCTCCCAGGGAGGAATGAAGCACATTCCCATCAAGTGGACAGCGCCGGAGGCTCTGAGATACG GCCGGTACTCGACAGAGAGTGACGTCTGGAGCTACGGGGTCCTACTGTGGGAGATCTTCAGCCTGGGAGCCGCCCCCTACCCTGGCATGTCGAACCAGCAGGTGGTGAACCAGGTGGAGCGAG GTTTCCGCATGCGAGCTCCTCCGCGCTGCCCGGTGGAAGTTTATGACGTGATGCTGAGGTGCTGGGAAGCAAGTCCCAGCCTGCGCCCCAAATTCAGCGCCATCCATCAGGAGATGACACAGCTCCACTGGAACTCTGAGTGA
- the RXFP4 gene encoding relaxin-3 receptor 2: MQVGGIGRLNSSSWPDFGNKSLLDAKGLSGDDAASVPVDRIFGLRILISSIYLVVCAVGLLGNSIVMYLVRAQKGRPASAIDVFIFGLALADFHFALTLPFWAVETALDFTWPFGNAMCKLVLTLTVLSVYANVFLLTTMSVTRYCSVASAIRPGLKLTANLAKWITVALWAIALGATIPTAIFATVTDVVGVELCLLKFPTNRWLGVYHLQKVLVAFVVPLVIILASYLLLLSFLQQHRVNANNPRRQSQIATSVWLVVTSFFVCWFPNHVVTFWGALVKFGAVPWDKTFYFLHTYIFPLTTCLAHSNSCLNPVVYCLMRREFRRALKDAFLSLLAQASSYLPSSTGQAREEGTAQVALPLLRRGSPRGLPVAEKEYALLSTTVTVVPELRAEEASLQGEVGTALGRVSTRRSSK; encoded by the coding sequence ATGCAGGTAGGGGGGATCGGGCGGTTGAACAGCTCGTCCTGGCCTGACTTTGGGAACAAATCCCTGCTGGACGCTAAGGGGCTGAGTGGGGATGATGCGGCCTCTGTCCCGGTGGACAGGATCTTCGGCCTGCGGATCCTCATCTCCAGCATCTACTTGGTGGTGTGCGCTGTGGGGCTGCTGGGCAATTCCATTGTCATGTACTTGGTCCGGGCCCAGAAAGGCCGGCCGGCCTCCGCCATAGATGTCTTCATCTTCGGCTTGGCGCTGGCCGACTTCCACTTCGCCCTGACTCTGCCCTTCTGGGCGGTGGAGACGGCTCTGGATTTCACTTGGCCCTTCGGCAATGCCATGTGCAAGCTGGTCCTCACCTTGACCGTCCTGAGCGTCTATGCCAACGTCTTCCTGCTCACCACCATGAGTGTCACTCGCTACTGTTCCGTGGCCTCCGCCATCAGGCCCGGCCTCAAGCTGACCGCCAACCTGGCCAAGTGGATCACCGTGGCTCTTTGGGCCATAGCCTTGGGAGCCACCATACCCACCGCCATCTTTGCCACGGTGACAGATGTAGTCGGGGTGGAGCTTTGCCTGCTCAAGTTCCCCACCAACCGGTGGCTGGGGGTGTATCACCTCCAGAAGGTGTTGGTGGCCTTCGTGGTGCCCCTGGTCATCATCTTGGCCTCCTATTTGCTGCTTTTGAGCTTCCTCCAACAGCACCGGGTCAACGCCAACAACCCCAGAAGGCAGAGCCAGATCGCCACGTCCGTCTGGCTAGTGGTCACCTCCTTCTTTGTCTGCTGGTTCCCCAACCACGTGGTAACCTTCTGGGGAGCCCTGGTGAAGTTCGGGGCTGTCCCCTGGGACAAGACCTTCTACTTCCTCCACACCTACATCTTCCCCCTCACCACTTGCCTGGCCCACAGCAACAGCTGCCTCAATCCTGTCGTCTACTGCCTGATGCGGAGGGAGTTCCGCAGGGCTTTGAAAGATGCTTTCTTGAGCCTCCTGGCCCAGGCTTCCTCCTACCTGCCTTCCTCCACCGGCCAGGCGAGGGAGGAGGGCACCGCCCAGGTGGCACTGCCCCtgctccggaggggcagccccagagGCCTACCAGTGGCAGAGAAGGAATATGCCCTGCTGTCCACCACCGTCACTGTCGTGCCTGAGCTGAGAGCAGAGGAGGCCAGCCTGCAGGGCGAGGTAGGGACGGCCCTGGGGCGGGTTTCAACTAGGAGAAGCTCGAAGTGA